In Streptomyces canus, one DNA window encodes the following:
- a CDS encoding ABC transporter ATP-binding protein: MTSIEVQALTKEFGTRRAVDDVTFRVLPGRVTGFLGPNGAGKSTTMRLVLGLDRPTSGTATIGGRAYVTLDEPLRHVGALLDAQAAHGSRCGRDHLRTLAASNRIPDRRVEEVLERTGLASVARRRVKTYSLGMRQRLGIAAALLGDPGVVMLDEPSNGLDPEGIIWIRELLRRLAGEGRTVLVSSHLMNETASFADHLVVLGRGRLLADTPMREFIHARVRPGVRIRTTDPTALKSALARHGHDAVEHEDGHWTVQHARVDEIGALVSAARVPLLELATQEATLEQAYLDLTATETEFTAQPQEA; the protein is encoded by the coding sequence ATGACCAGCATCGAAGTCCAAGCCCTCACCAAGGAGTTCGGCACCCGACGAGCCGTGGACGACGTCACCTTCCGTGTCCTGCCCGGCCGTGTCACCGGCTTCCTCGGGCCCAACGGCGCCGGAAAGTCCACCACCATGCGACTCGTCCTCGGCCTCGACCGCCCGACCTCCGGGACGGCCACCATCGGCGGCCGCGCCTACGTCACACTCGACGAACCCCTGCGCCATGTGGGCGCCCTGCTCGACGCCCAGGCCGCGCACGGCTCCCGCTGCGGCCGCGACCACCTGCGCACGCTGGCGGCGAGCAACCGCATCCCCGACCGCCGGGTCGAGGAGGTGCTGGAGCGGACGGGGCTGGCCTCGGTCGCGAGGCGCCGGGTGAAGACGTACTCCCTGGGCATGCGGCAGCGGCTCGGCATCGCGGCCGCTCTGCTCGGCGACCCCGGCGTGGTCATGCTCGACGAGCCCTCGAACGGCCTCGACCCCGAAGGCATCATCTGGATCCGCGAGTTGCTGCGCCGGCTGGCCGGAGAGGGCCGCACGGTGCTGGTCTCCAGCCACCTGATGAACGAGACCGCGTCCTTCGCCGACCACCTCGTCGTCCTGGGCCGGGGGCGCCTGCTCGCCGACACACCGATGCGGGAATTCATCCACGCACGCGTGCGGCCCGGCGTCCGCATCCGCACGACGGACCCCACCGCCCTCAAGAGCGCCCTCGCCCGGCACGGTCACGACGCCGTGGAGCACGAGGACGGGCACTGGACCGTGCAGCACGCGCGCGTGGACGAGATCGGCGCCCTCGTCTCCGCCGCGCGCGTGCCGCTCCTCGAACTGGCCACACAGGAAGCCACTCTGGAACAGGCCTACCTGGATCTGACCGCGACCGAGACCGAGTTCACCGCACAGCCGCAGGAGGCCTGA
- a CDS encoding ABC transporter permease → MSSPPTPRSFAPVLRSEWLKIRTLRSLLGALLALFAATTAFSAIAGVSNTSDPEFDPLFMALSGVAPGQIAAISFGAMAVSSEFHGGGLRLSLAAVPRRGRWFAAKLLAIGLPALAVGLVTAFAALVVARAGLGDAASGLSMGEQTRGVVGCAVYLTLMALLAAGVAALLRSGVGALSLIIPFVLVVSFVIGDAAGGGVADFLPDRAGQAVLYETPDRTLGPWAGLGVTALWTAAAVAAGAWSLRRRDA, encoded by the coding sequence ATGTCGTCCCCACCCACCCCCCGCTCCTTCGCCCCGGTCCTCCGCTCCGAGTGGCTGAAGATCCGTACGCTGCGCTCGCTCCTCGGCGCGCTGCTCGCCCTGTTCGCGGCGACCACCGCCTTCTCCGCGATCGCCGGAGTCTCGAACACTTCGGACCCCGAGTTCGATCCGCTGTTCATGGCGCTGTCCGGGGTCGCCCCGGGCCAGATCGCGGCCATCTCCTTCGGGGCCATGGCGGTGTCGTCGGAGTTCCACGGGGGTGGGCTCCGGCTGTCGCTGGCCGCGGTGCCGCGGCGGGGGCGGTGGTTCGCGGCGAAGCTGCTCGCGATCGGCCTGCCGGCGCTGGCCGTCGGGCTGGTCACCGCGTTCGCGGCGCTCGTCGTGGCACGGGCCGGGCTCGGGGACGCGGCGAGCGGCCTCTCCATGGGAGAGCAGACGCGCGGTGTGGTCGGCTGCGCGGTCTACCTGACACTGATGGCTTTGCTCGCGGCCGGAGTCGCGGCCCTGTTGCGCAGTGGTGTGGGCGCCCTCTCCCTGATCATCCCGTTCGTCCTCGTCGTCTCGTTCGTGATCGGAGACGCGGCCGGGGGCGGTGTCGCCGACTTCCTCCCCGACAGGGCCGGACAGGCCGTTCTGTACGAGACCCCCGACCGGACTCTGGGACCGTGGGCCGGACTCGGCGTCACCGCCCTGTGGACGGCGGCAGCCGTCGCGGCGGGCGCGTGGAGCTTGCGCCGCCGGGATGCCTGA
- the mug gene encoding G/U mismatch-specific DNA glycosylase, whose product MTRFTPEELEAARDRVVPDVVADGLRVLFCGINPGLMTAATGDHFARPGNRFWPVLHLSGFTPRLLKPSEQRELLSYGLGITNVVARASARADELSAEEYREGGRLLAEKVARLRPRWLAVVGVTAYRAAFDDRKAKVGPQERTIGETRVWVLPNPSGLNAHWSAATMAEEFARLRVTAGDG is encoded by the coding sequence ATGACGCGCTTCACCCCCGAGGAGTTGGAGGCCGCCCGCGACCGTGTCGTACCGGACGTGGTCGCGGACGGTCTGCGTGTGCTGTTCTGCGGCATCAACCCCGGTCTGATGACGGCCGCGACGGGGGATCACTTCGCCCGGCCCGGCAACCGGTTCTGGCCGGTGCTCCACCTGTCCGGGTTCACCCCGAGGCTCCTGAAGCCGTCGGAGCAGCGGGAGTTGCTGTCGTACGGGCTCGGGATCACCAATGTCGTGGCCCGGGCGTCCGCGCGGGCGGACGAGCTGAGCGCCGAGGAGTACCGCGAGGGCGGGCGGCTGCTGGCCGAGAAGGTGGCGCGGCTCAGGCCCCGCTGGCTGGCCGTGGTGGGGGTCACCGCCTATCGCGCGGCCTTCGACGACAGGAAGGCGAAGGTCGGGCCGCAGGAGCGGACGATCGGGGAGACGCGCGTGTGGGTGCTGCCGAATCCGAGTGGCCTCAACGCACACTGGTCGGCGGCGACGATGGCGGAGGAGTTCGCCCGGCTGCGGGTGACGGCGGGGGACGGCTAG
- the purB gene encoding adenylosuccinate lyase translates to MTSAPAKPRIPNVLAGRYASAELATLWSPEQKVKLERQLWLAVLRAQKDLGIEVPEEALADYERVLDTVDLASIAEREKVTRHDVKARIEEFNDLAGHEQVHKGMTSRDLTENVEQLQIRLSLELIRDRSVAVLARLGKLAGEYGELVMAGRSHNVAAQATTLGKRFATAADELLVAYGRVEELLARYPLRGIKGPVGTAQDMLDLLGGDASKLAELEQRIAGHLGFSQAFTSVGQVYPRSLDYEVVTALVQVAAAPSSLAKTIRLMAGHELVTEGFKPGQVGSSAMPHKMNTRSCERVNGLMVILRGYASMTGELAGDQWNEGDVSCSVVRRVALPDAFFALDGLLETFLTVLDEFGAFPAVVARELDRYLPFLATTKVLMGAVRAGVGREVAHEAIKENAVASALAMREQGAERNELLDKLAADERIPLDRAGLDSLMADKLSFTGAAADQVAVVVGRIEEIVKQHPAAAGYTPGAIL, encoded by the coding sequence GTGACTTCCGCTCCCGCCAAGCCCCGCATCCCGAACGTCCTCGCCGGACGCTACGCCTCCGCCGAGCTCGCCACGCTCTGGTCGCCCGAGCAGAAGGTGAAGCTCGAGCGTCAGCTCTGGCTCGCCGTGCTGCGGGCCCAGAAGGACCTCGGGATCGAGGTGCCCGAGGAGGCGCTCGCCGACTACGAGCGGGTCCTGGACACCGTCGACCTGGCCTCCATCGCCGAGCGCGAGAAGGTCACGCGGCACGACGTGAAGGCACGGATCGAGGAGTTCAACGACCTCGCCGGGCACGAGCAGGTCCACAAGGGCATGACGTCCCGGGACCTCACGGAGAACGTCGAGCAGCTCCAGATCCGGCTCTCCCTGGAACTGATCCGGGACCGCAGCGTGGCCGTCCTGGCGCGCCTCGGCAAGCTGGCCGGCGAGTACGGCGAGCTGGTCATGGCCGGCCGCTCCCACAACGTGGCCGCGCAGGCCACCACGCTCGGCAAGCGTTTCGCGACCGCCGCGGACGAGCTGCTCGTCGCCTACGGCCGGGTCGAGGAGCTTCTCGCCCGCTACCCGCTGCGCGGCATCAAGGGCCCGGTCGGTACCGCGCAGGACATGCTGGACCTGCTGGGCGGGGACGCCTCGAAGCTGGCGGAGCTGGAGCAGCGGATCGCCGGTCACCTGGGCTTCTCGCAGGCGTTCACCTCGGTCGGCCAGGTCTACCCGCGCTCCCTGGACTACGAGGTCGTCACCGCGCTGGTGCAGGTGGCGGCGGCCCCGTCGTCGCTGGCGAAGACGATCCGGCTGATGGCCGGGCACGAGCTGGTGACCGAGGGGTTCAAGCCGGGCCAGGTCGGCTCCTCCGCGATGCCGCACAAGATGAACACGCGGTCCTGCGAGCGCGTCAACGGCCTGATGGTCATCCTGCGCGGCTACGCCTCGATGACCGGCGAGCTGGCGGGCGACCAGTGGAACGAAGGCGATGTGTCCTGCTCGGTGGTGCGCCGGGTCGCGCTGCCGGACGCGTTCTTCGCTCTCGACGGTCTCCTGGAGACCTTCCTGACGGTCCTCGACGAGTTCGGCGCCTTCCCGGCCGTCGTCGCGCGCGAGCTGGACCGCTACCTGCCGTTCCTCGCCACCACCAAGGTGCTGATGGGCGCGGTGCGCGCGGGTGTAGGCCGTGAGGTCGCGCACGAGGCGATCAAGGAGAACGCCGTCGCCTCCGCCCTCGCGATGCGCGAGCAGGGCGCCGAGCGCAACGAACTCCTCGACAAGCTGGCCGCGGACGAGCGCATTCCGCTCGACCGGGCCGGGCTGGACTCGCTGATGGCCGACAAGCTGTCCTTCACGGGCGCCGCGGCCGACCAGGTCGCCGTCGTCGTCGGCCGGATCGAGGAGATCGTCAAGCAGCATCCGGCCGCCGCGGGTTACACGCCCGGGGCGATCCTCTGA
- a CDS encoding SGNH/GDSL hydrolase family protein has protein sequence MQTNPTYSSLVAVGDSFTEGMSDLLPDGSYRGWADLLAGRMAAVTPGFRYANLAVRGKLIQQIVDEQVDVAAAMQADVITLVGGLNDTLRPKCDMVRVRDLLTEAVERLSPACKQLVLMRSPGRQGPVLERFRPRMEELFTVVDELAARHGAVVVDLYGAPSLSDPRLWDVDRLHLTAEGHRRVAEAVWQTLGYDPEDTEWRTPVPATVPPRWVARRVADARFARQHLLPWIGRRLTGRSSGDGLPPKRPDLRPYEP, from the coding sequence ATGCAGACTAATCCCACTTACTCCAGCCTGGTCGCGGTCGGCGACTCCTTCACCGAGGGCATGTCGGACCTGCTGCCGGACGGCTCCTACCGGGGCTGGGCCGACCTCCTCGCCGGCCGGATGGCCGCCGTGACGCCCGGCTTCCGGTACGCCAACCTCGCCGTGCGCGGCAAGCTGATCCAGCAGATCGTCGACGAGCAGGTCGACGTGGCGGCAGCGATGCAGGCGGACGTGATCACGCTGGTGGGCGGCCTCAACGACACCCTGCGGCCCAAGTGCGACATGGTCCGCGTGCGCGACCTGCTGACGGAGGCCGTGGAGCGGCTGTCCCCCGCCTGCAAACAGCTCGTCCTGATGCGCAGCCCCGGCCGCCAGGGCCCGGTCCTGGAGCGGTTCCGGCCCCGCATGGAGGAGCTGTTCACGGTCGTCGACGAGCTCGCCGCACGGCACGGCGCGGTGGTCGTCGACCTGTACGGCGCCCCCTCGCTCTCCGACCCGCGCCTGTGGGACGTGGACCGGCTGCATCTGACGGCCGAGGGCCACCGCCGCGTCGCCGAGGCCGTGTGGCAGACGCTCGGCTACGACCCCGAGGACACGGAGTGGCGTACACCGGTCCCGGCGACGGTCCCACCGCGGTGGGTCGCGCGGCGCGTCGCGGACGCCCGCTTCGCCAGGCAGCACCTGCTTCCGTGGATCGGCCGCCGGCTGACGGGGCGGTCGTCGGGCGACGGCCTGCCGCCGAAGCGGCCCGACCTGCGGCCCTACGAGCCCTAG
- a CDS encoding hemolysin family protein — translation MTVVQLLIGLASLVVNAFFVGAEFALISVRRSQIEPHADQGDRRAKSVLWGLEHVSALMAAAQLGITLCTLVLGVVAEPAIAHLLEPVFHAVGVPKGAGHAVSFVIALTVATYLHMLLGEMVPKNIALAEPVRSALLLGPPLVTLARGLRPVIFAINAFANALLKLLRVETRDEVTATFSDAELARIVRDSGEAGLIDERARERLHDALELGRRPVRDVVLPLERVVYARVGVTPEQLEALSNESGFSRFPVVDEVRRIVGYLHVKDALDASPRDLPFPVRDMRPIARIRESTPLDDVLTAMRRSRTHLAAVLGEDGRLAGLVTMEDVLRELFGQQV, via the coding sequence ATGACCGTCGTCCAGTTGCTGATCGGTCTGGCGAGTCTCGTCGTCAACGCCTTCTTCGTGGGTGCCGAGTTCGCGCTGATCTCGGTGCGGCGCAGCCAGATCGAGCCCCACGCCGATCAGGGCGACCGGCGTGCGAAGAGCGTGCTGTGGGGGCTGGAGCACGTCTCCGCGCTGATGGCGGCCGCGCAGCTCGGGATCACGTTGTGCACGCTGGTCCTGGGTGTGGTCGCGGAGCCGGCGATCGCGCATCTGCTGGAGCCGGTGTTTCACGCGGTGGGTGTGCCGAAGGGCGCGGGGCACGCGGTGTCCTTCGTGATCGCGCTGACCGTGGCGACCTATCTGCACATGCTTCTGGGCGAGATGGTCCCGAAGAACATCGCCCTCGCGGAGCCGGTGCGCAGCGCGCTGCTGCTCGGGCCGCCGCTGGTGACGCTGGCGCGCGGGCTGCGTCCGGTGATCTTCGCGATCAACGCCTTCGCGAACGCCCTGCTGAAGCTGCTGCGCGTGGAGACCAGAGACGAGGTCACGGCGACCTTCTCGGACGCCGAGCTGGCCCGGATCGTGCGGGACTCCGGCGAGGCGGGCCTGATCGACGAGCGGGCGCGGGAGCGGCTGCACGACGCGCTGGAACTGGGGCGACGGCCCGTGCGGGACGTGGTGCTGCCCCTGGAAAGGGTCGTCTACGCGCGCGTGGGCGTCACACCGGAACAGCTGGAGGCGCTGTCGAACGAGTCCGGGTTCTCACGGTTCCCGGTGGTGGACGAGGTGCGGCGGATCGTCGGCTACCTCCACGTCAAGGACGCGCTGGACGCCTCGCCGCGGGATCTGCCGTTCCCGGTGCGGGACATGCGGCCGATCGCGCGGATCCGGGAGAGCACGCCACTGGACGACGTACTGACGGCGATGCGGCGCAGCCGTACCCATCTGGCGGCGGTGCTCGGCGAGGACGGTCGGCTGGCGGGGCTGGTGACGATGGAGGACGTGCTGCGGGAACTGTTCGGACAGCAGGTGTGA
- a CDS encoding hemolysin family protein, whose amino-acid sequence MTEVLLLLVAILLSLACGAFVAAEFSLTTVERGQLERAVERGERGAAGALKAVRHLTFQLSGAQLGITVTNLVVGMLAEPSIAALIAGPLESLGVSPSTSRSLALVLGTALSTVFLMVVGELVPKNWAISSPLAMAKRVGTAQSWFSAAFRPFITHLNNMANRVVRRFGLEPAEELASARGPQELAALARHSARAGALEADTAELFVRTLNLADLTAENVMTPRVQVIALDVQATCEDVANATRATGLSRFPVYRGGLDSVVGIAHIKDVLAVPAERRARTSVAELLREPLLVPESLTVDRLLDRLSGKRTMAVVIDEYGGTAGVATLEDIVEEVVGEVRDEHDPHETSDLAPAGTDEEGRELFRADGSARMDQLARVGLRAPEGPYETLAGLLATELGRIPSVGDSVEVAGWRLDVVDAQGRRAARVLLHAPLPGEATES is encoded by the coding sequence ATGACCGAAGTGCTCCTCCTGCTGGTGGCGATCCTGCTCTCGCTGGCCTGCGGTGCCTTCGTGGCGGCGGAGTTCTCGCTGACCACGGTGGAGCGCGGGCAGCTGGAGCGGGCGGTGGAGCGCGGCGAGCGGGGCGCGGCCGGCGCCCTGAAGGCCGTACGGCATCTGACGTTCCAGCTGTCCGGGGCGCAACTCGGGATCACCGTCACCAACCTGGTCGTCGGCATGCTCGCCGAACCGTCGATCGCGGCCCTGATCGCGGGGCCGCTGGAGTCGCTCGGTGTCTCGCCGTCCACCTCCCGGTCGCTGGCGCTGGTGCTGGGCACCGCGCTGTCGACGGTGTTCCTGATGGTGGTCGGCGAGCTGGTGCCCAAGAACTGGGCGATCTCCTCGCCGTTGGCCATGGCCAAGCGGGTGGGCACCGCGCAGAGCTGGTTCAGCGCGGCCTTCCGCCCCTTCATCACGCACCTCAACAACATGGCCAACCGGGTGGTGCGCCGCTTCGGTCTGGAGCCCGCCGAGGAGCTGGCCTCGGCTCGCGGGCCGCAGGAGCTGGCCGCGCTGGCCCGGCACTCCGCCCGGGCGGGCGCGCTGGAGGCGGACACCGCCGAGCTGTTCGTGCGGACGCTCAATCTCGCCGACCTGACCGCGGAGAACGTGATGACCCCGAGGGTGCAGGTGATCGCCCTGGACGTCCAGGCGACCTGCGAGGACGTGGCGAACGCGACGCGTGCGACCGGCCTGTCCCGGTTCCCCGTCTACCGCGGCGGCCTCGACTCGGTCGTCGGCATCGCACACATCAAGGACGTCCTGGCGGTACCGGCCGAACGCCGAGCCCGCACCTCGGTCGCCGAGCTGCTGCGCGAGCCGCTGCTGGTGCCCGAGTCGCTGACGGTGGACCGGCTCCTGGACCGGCTGTCCGGCAAGCGCACGATGGCGGTCGTCATCGACGAGTACGGCGGCACGGCGGGCGTGGCCACGCTGGAGGACATCGTCGAGGAGGTCGTCGGCGAGGTACGGGACGAGCACGATCCTCACGAGACGTCCGACCTGGCTCCCGCGGGCACCGACGAGGAGGGCAGGGAGCTCTTCCGGGCCGACGGTTCGGCACGCATGGACCAGCTCGCGCGCGTGGGCCTGCGGGCGCCCGAGGGGCCGTACGAGACGCTGGCCGGACTGCTGGCGACGGAGCTCGGCCGGATTCCGTCCGTCGGCGACTCGGTGGAGGTCGCCGGCTGGCGGCTCGACGTGGTGGACGCGCAGGGCCGCCGGGCCGCGCGGGTACTGCTGCACGCACCCCTGCCCGGGGAGGCGACGGAGTCATGA
- a CDS encoding GNAT family N-acetyltransferase gives MTDLRIRAATPDDLDIVLTFWKQAAEGTSISDDRDGVERLVTRDPEALILAELDGELVGTVIAGFDGWRCHLYRLAVHPERRRRGIGAALLTAAEERFVRLGGRRGDAMVLVRNETAQHAWRAAGYAPEEHWRRWVKPFAG, from the coding sequence ATGACCGACCTGCGGATACGGGCCGCGACGCCCGACGACCTCGACATCGTCCTGACCTTCTGGAAGCAGGCCGCCGAGGGGACGAGCATCAGCGACGACCGGGACGGCGTGGAGCGGCTCGTCACCCGGGACCCCGAGGCGCTGATCCTCGCCGAGCTCGACGGCGAACTGGTGGGCACGGTGATCGCGGGCTTCGACGGCTGGCGGTGTCATCTGTACCGGCTCGCGGTGCACCCGGAGCGCCGGCGGCGGGGCATCGGGGCGGCACTGCTCACGGCCGCGGAGGAGCGGTTCGTGCGGCTCGGCGGGCGGCGCGGGGACGCGATGGTGCTGGTCCGCAACGAAACTGCACAGCACGCGTGGCGCGCGGCGGGGTATGCGCCCGAGGAACACTGGCGGCGGTGGGTGAAACCCTTCGCCGGCTAG
- a CDS encoding LLM class F420-dependent oxidoreductase, whose amino-acid sequence MPRPFRFAVNLTAAATDEDWRAKCRRAEELGYDVILVPDHLGKVAPFPALVAAAQVTERPRLGTFVLNAGFWNPTLLAREVATVDALTGGRLELGLGAGYVQSEHDQAGLPFGSAGERVDHLRCTVEELERLLSSEDHVPQPVQRPRVPLLIGGIGNRMLQLSAEHADIAAFTGATLVPGNTTGKLTPTTAEQLDERVGRYLHLAAGRKEPAELNLLIQMVVVTDDREAVATPFLHRVPDLTLKQALDLPIMLIGTVEEIVAQVLAQRERYGFTYLTVLEASMEAFAPVMAQLRGR is encoded by the coding sequence ATGCCCCGCCCGTTTCGCTTCGCCGTCAACCTGACCGCCGCCGCCACCGACGAGGACTGGCGCGCCAAGTGCCGGCGGGCCGAGGAACTCGGTTACGACGTGATCCTGGTCCCCGACCATCTCGGCAAGGTCGCGCCCTTCCCCGCGCTGGTCGCGGCGGCGCAGGTCACCGAGCGCCCGCGCCTCGGCACGTTCGTCCTCAACGCGGGCTTCTGGAACCCGACGCTGCTCGCCCGCGAGGTCGCCACGGTGGACGCCCTCACCGGCGGCCGCCTCGAACTCGGCCTGGGCGCCGGCTATGTGCAGTCCGAGCACGACCAGGCAGGGCTGCCCTTCGGTTCTGCGGGCGAGCGGGTGGACCATCTCCGGTGCACGGTCGAGGAGTTGGAGCGGCTGTTGTCCTCGGAGGACCATGTGCCGCAGCCGGTGCAGCGGCCCCGGGTGCCCCTGCTGATCGGCGGCATAGGCAACCGGATGCTGCAACTGTCCGCCGAGCACGCCGACATCGCGGCCTTCACCGGGGCGACCCTGGTGCCGGGGAACACGACCGGCAAGCTGACCCCGACCACCGCCGAGCAGCTCGACGAGCGCGTCGGGCGCTATCTGCACCTGGCTGCGGGACGCAAGGAACCGGCCGAACTGAACCTGCTCATCCAGATGGTGGTGGTCACCGACGACCGCGAGGCGGTGGCCACGCCGTTCCTGCACCGGGTGCCGGACCTGACCCTGAAGCAGGCGCTGGACCTGCCCATCATGCTGATCGGCACGGTCGAGGAGATCGTCGCCCAGGTGCTGGCGCAGCGCGAGCGGTACGGCTTCACCTATCTGACGGTGCTGGAGGCCTCCATGGAGGCGTTCGCACCGGTGATGGCGCAGCTGCGCGGCCGGTAA
- a CDS encoding ABC transporter permease — translation MLKATLRSFLAHKGRLVLSALSVVLSVAFVSGSLIFSDTLSHTFDRLFASTAPDLTVSPKEDLSEAIPSGTTATLPAALADRVARVEGVAAARFDAEDDGITVADSENESVGSTTGAPTIGTDWSPTSRSPVKLTSGHAPHGPSEALLDSETADRKGLHIGDPLTVIAAPGSFKVRIVGIVTFTTTNPGATLLYLDPPTAQAKLLGSSKAATSISVDAAKGVGNDRLKQRVAAALGTGTYEYRTADEQAKSDVDQLGGFLDVIKYVMLGFAGIAVLVGIFLIVNTFSMLIAQRTRELGLLRALGADRRQVRRSVLTEATLLGLVGSTVGLGTGIGLAVGLISLMNAFGMNIRTSEMVIGWGTPVAAYVVGVGVTFVAAYLPARRAAGVSPMAALADAEIAGIGKPLRTRAIVGGIVGAAGAAALVGCVTASKTASAASLLGLGVVLTLLATVIAGPLLVRPVIRVLGGAFPALFGSVGRMSQRNALRNPRRTGATAAALMVGLALVGGMSVASASMSKSFDDQIDKTLGADYVVQNGNFLPFPQEVTEAVRRTEGAGLVVRSRFAPIAVRLPDGKRVETTAAGYDPQLDEVAHITYAQGDTAAALASGQLAMDLDFARDHDVKVGSRVPVEFQGGRRTELTVGALTEQDSADGFGTQGGIYLGLSTLERFAPGGQDSALYVNTASGADADRLRAALEKTLDPYPQVQVRDLADYKDLVHDQIAVLLYLVYALLGLAIVIAVLGVVNTLALSVVERTREIGLLRAIGLARRQLRRMIRLESVVIAVFGAVLGLALGLVWGVCTQQVLALQGLNALAIPWGTIVAVVVGSAVVGIVAALLPALRASRMNVLAAIAHE, via the coding sequence GTGCTGAAGGCGACGCTCCGCAGTTTCCTCGCGCACAAGGGACGGCTGGTGCTCTCCGCGCTGTCCGTGGTGCTGTCCGTGGCGTTCGTCTCGGGCAGCCTGATCTTCTCCGACACGCTGAGCCACACCTTCGACCGGCTCTTCGCCTCGACCGCGCCGGACCTCACGGTCAGCCCCAAGGAGGACCTGAGCGAGGCCATCCCGTCCGGGACGACGGCCACCCTGCCGGCCGCGCTCGCGGACCGTGTGGCCCGGGTCGAGGGGGTCGCCGCCGCGCGCTTCGACGCCGAGGACGACGGGATCACCGTCGCCGACTCCGAGAACGAGTCGGTGGGCTCGACCACCGGCGCCCCCACCATCGGCACCGACTGGAGCCCGACCTCGCGCAGCCCCGTGAAGCTCACCTCGGGCCACGCCCCGCACGGACCGTCCGAGGCGCTGCTCGACTCGGAGACCGCCGACCGCAAGGGCCTGCACATCGGCGACCCACTCACCGTGATCGCGGCGCCGGGCTCCTTCAAGGTCCGGATCGTCGGCATCGTCACGTTCACCACCACCAACCCGGGTGCCACGCTGCTGTACCTGGACCCACCGACCGCGCAGGCCAAACTGCTCGGTTCCTCGAAGGCCGCCACCAGCATCTCCGTCGACGCGGCGAAGGGCGTCGGCAACGACCGGCTCAAGCAGCGCGTGGCCGCCGCGCTCGGGACGGGCACCTACGAGTACCGGACCGCCGACGAGCAGGCGAAGTCGGACGTCGACCAACTGGGCGGATTCCTCGACGTCATCAAGTACGTCATGTTGGGCTTCGCCGGGATCGCCGTCCTGGTCGGTATCTTCCTGATCGTCAACACCTTCTCGATGCTGATCGCCCAACGCACCCGTGAGCTGGGCCTGTTGCGCGCGCTGGGTGCCGACCGGCGCCAGGTCCGGCGCTCGGTGCTCACCGAGGCGACCCTGCTGGGCCTGGTCGGCTCCACGGTCGGGCTCGGCACGGGTATCGGGCTGGCCGTCGGGCTCATCTCGCTGATGAACGCCTTCGGCATGAACATCCGAACGAGCGAGATGGTCATCGGCTGGGGAACACCGGTGGCGGCCTACGTCGTCGGGGTGGGCGTCACCTTCGTCGCGGCCTATCTCCCGGCTCGGCGCGCGGCCGGCGTCTCCCCCATGGCCGCCCTGGCGGACGCCGAGATCGCCGGGATCGGAAAGCCGCTGCGCACGCGGGCGATCGTGGGCGGGATCGTCGGCGCGGCGGGCGCGGCCGCGCTGGTGGGCTGTGTCACCGCGTCGAAGACGGCGTCCGCGGCCTCTCTGCTGGGCCTCGGCGTCGTCCTGACGCTCCTCGCCACCGTGATCGCGGGCCCGCTGCTGGTGCGGCCGGTGATCCGGGTGCTGGGCGGCGCCTTCCCCGCCCTGTTCGGCTCGGTCGGGCGGATGAGCCAGCGCAACGCCCTGCGCAATCCCCGCCGTACCGGCGCCACCGCGGCCGCCCTGATGGTGGGACTCGCCCTGGTCGGCGGGATGTCCGTGGCCAGCGCCTCGATGTCCAAGTCCTTCGACGATCAGATCGACAAGACGCTGGGCGCCGACTACGTCGTGCAGAACGGCAACTTCCTGCCGTTCCCGCAGGAGGTCACGGAGGCGGTGCGCAGGACCGAAGGTGCCGGGCTCGTCGTACGGTCGAGGTTCGCGCCCATCGCCGTACGACTGCCGGACGGCAAGCGCGTCGAGACCACCGCCGCGGGGTACGACCCGCAGCTCGACGAGGTCGCCCACATCACCTACGCGCAGGGCGACACCGCGGCCGCGCTCGCATCCGGGCAGCTGGCCATGGATTTGGACTTCGCGCGCGACCACGACGTGAAGGTCGGCAGCAGGGTCCCGGTCGAGTTCCAGGGCGGGCGCCGGACCGAACTGACCGTGGGCGCCCTCACCGAGCAGGACTCCGCTGACGGGTTCGGGACGCAGGGCGGCATCTACCTCGGCCTGTCCACCCTGGAGCGGTTCGCGCCGGGCGGCCAGGACTCCGCGCTGTATGTGAACACGGCCTCCGGCGCCGACGCCGACCGTCTGCGCGCGGCGCTGGAGAAGACACTCGACCCGTATCCGCAGGTCCAGGTACGCGACCTCGCCGACTACAAGGACCTGGTCCACGACCAGATCGCCGTCCTGCTCTACCTCGTGTACGCGCTGCTCGGGCTCGCGATCGTCATCGCCGTGCTCGGTGTGGTCAACACCCTCGCCCTGTCGGTCGTGGAGCGCACCCGGGAGATCGGACTGCTGCGCGCGATCGGGCTCGCCCGGCGTCAGCTGCGCCGGATGATCCGGCTGGAGTCGGTGGTGATCGCCGTGTTCGGCGCGGTCCTCGGGCTCGCGCTCGGGCTGGTGTGGGGGGTGTGCACCCAGCAGGTGCTGGCGCTTCAGGGCTTGAACGCGCTGGCGATCCCCTGGGGCACGATCGTCGCGGTGGTCGTCGGCTCGGCGGTGGTGGGCATCGTGGCGGCACTGCTGCCGGCCTTGCGTGCATCGCGCATGAACGTACTGGCGGCGATCGCGCACGAGTGA